A genomic stretch from Natronomonas gomsonensis includes:
- a CDS encoding DUF2249 domain-containing protein, whose amino-acid sequence MQALTRRTKAGGRADSESDAAASSEQNIASMDVVDLREREDRPVEAVFDALEDRSEGEDLLILAAAAPIPLYDRLEERGWSYEAVRSDANEWRIHVTADGEGRSGERLRRPRRRGHE is encoded by the coding sequence ATGCAAGCACTCACTCGGCGGACGAAAGCAGGGGGGAGAGCGGATTCGGAGTCTGATGCCGCGGCTTCCTCGGAACAGAATATCGCGTCGATGGACGTTGTCGATTTGCGGGAGCGGGAGGACCGGCCGGTCGAGGCAGTTTTCGACGCTCTCGAAGACCGCTCCGAGGGCGAGGACCTCCTGATTCTTGCGGCGGCGGCGCCGATTCCGTTGTACGACCGACTCGAGGAGCGTGGCTGGTCCTACGAGGCGGTTCGCTCCGATGCCAACGAGTGGCGCATCCACGTCACCGCTGACGGCGAAGGCCGGTCGGGCGAGCGACTTCGACGGCCACGACGGCGCGGCCACGAGTAG
- a CDS encoding MATE family efflux transporter, with protein MDDSRLDRLVAAIRRRVGMVFKSREEFDLTSGSIGKPLFYLSLPIVITNLLQTAYNLVDTIWLGRYSTEALAAISFAFPVVFFLISLGLGISIAGSILVAQNTGAGEDARAEFAASQTVTFAIIASVLLGGFGYFAVGDILELLGASEEVLPGATAYLEIISLGMVFMFAFFVFMSLMRGYGDTITPMLVMLVTVVVNLILDPFLIFGWGPFPELGVVGAAYATIFSRAMATVIGMAIMFRGTRGVEIHLSQMAPDFGYFKKLLRIGVPASVEGTGNAIAVNLMLVIVGTFPTVVVAAYGVGVRMFSVIFLPAIAVGRGVETMVGQNIGAGEEDRAASASHFAARSMFVVLAGVGVLTWLGAGNIVAVFSDDPEVVEVGRLFLRYVAPTFGFTGIFQSYKGGFRGAGRTLTAAVVSIAMLGAIRLPVAALASQRLIYEGTLLDVVVSTLPAVVADPIGALFSAIATFSMGYEGIWVAFAVSNVAGATLAFGWYIRGGWRDADLTERGGPPTESAESPDPEPPVDD; from the coding sequence ATGGACGACTCCCGCCTGGACCGACTGGTGGCGGCGATTCGCCGGCGAGTCGGGATGGTGTTCAAGAGCCGCGAGGAGTTCGACCTCACCTCGGGGAGCATCGGCAAGCCGCTGTTCTATCTCTCCTTGCCCATCGTCATCACGAACCTGCTGCAGACGGCGTACAACCTCGTCGACACCATCTGGTTGGGCCGCTACAGCACGGAGGCGCTGGCGGCGATTAGCTTCGCGTTCCCCGTCGTGTTCTTCCTCATCTCGCTTGGGTTGGGTATCTCCATCGCCGGAAGTATTCTCGTGGCACAGAACACCGGCGCCGGCGAGGACGCCCGAGCGGAGTTCGCCGCCTCCCAGACGGTGACGTTTGCCATCATCGCGTCGGTGCTGTTGGGCGGGTTCGGCTACTTCGCCGTCGGCGACATCCTCGAGTTACTCGGTGCCTCCGAGGAGGTGCTACCGGGGGCGACGGCGTACCTCGAAATCATCTCGCTGGGGATGGTGTTCATGTTCGCCTTTTTCGTGTTCATGTCGCTAATGCGAGGGTACGGCGACACCATCACCCCGATGCTCGTCATGCTGGTGACGGTGGTCGTCAACCTCATTCTCGACCCGTTTCTCATCTTCGGGTGGGGTCCGTTCCCGGAGTTGGGCGTCGTCGGTGCCGCCTACGCGACGATATTCTCCCGGGCGATGGCGACGGTCATCGGGATGGCAATCATGTTCCGCGGCACGCGAGGCGTCGAGATACATCTGTCCCAGATGGCCCCGGACTTCGGCTACTTCAAAAAGCTCCTCCGAATCGGGGTACCGGCGTCCGTCGAAGGCACCGGCAACGCCATCGCAGTCAACCTGATGTTGGTCATCGTCGGGACGTTCCCGACGGTTGTCGTGGCCGCATACGGCGTCGGCGTCCGGATGTTCTCGGTCATCTTCCTGCCAGCCATCGCCGTCGGCCGGGGCGTCGAGACGATGGTCGGACAGAACATCGGCGCGGGCGAAGAGGATAGGGCGGCATCGGCGTCGCACTTCGCGGCGCGCTCGATGTTCGTCGTCCTCGCGGGCGTCGGCGTGTTGACATGGCTCGGCGCCGGCAACATCGTCGCGGTGTTCTCCGACGACCCCGAGGTCGTCGAGGTCGGACGGCTGTTCCTCCGGTACGTCGCGCCGACGTTCGGCTTCACCGGCATCTTCCAGTCATACAAGGGCGGGTTCCGCGGAGCAGGACGAACTCTGACCGCCGCCGTCGTCTCCATCGCCATGCTCGGCGCCATCCGATTGCCCGTCGCCGCGTTGGCCTCCCAGCGACTCATCTACGAGGGGACACTGCTCGATGTCGTCGTCTCGACGCTGCCGGCAGTCGTCGCCGACCCAATCGGTGCGCTGTTCAGTGCCATCGCTACCTTCTCGATGGGATATGAGGGAATCTGGGTGGCGTTCGCCGTCTCGAACGTCGCAGGGGCGACCCTCGCGTTCGGGTGGTACATCCGCGGTGGGTGGCGCGATGCCGACCTCACCGAACGGGGCGGGCCGCCCACCGAATCAGCCGAATCGCCGGACCCGGAACCGCCTGTCGACGACTAA
- a CDS encoding NAD(P)/FAD-dependent oxidoreductase — MTESGNSDVIVVGGGPAGLSAGLFASKNGLETTLLDTDETWMHKAHLFNYLGVGSVGGSEFMATARQQVDDFGVDRRQGEEVTGVESTDDGFVIETDDGSYDARYVVLATGANRDLAESLGCDFDGDVVDVGVDMETSVENAYATGAMVRPEEWQAAISVGDGAAAALNILSKERGEHFHDFDTPADAEAVFGDLVDDE; from the coding sequence ATGACTGAATCAGGAAACTCTGACGTAATCGTCGTCGGTGGCGGTCCTGCGGGACTGAGCGCGGGGCTGTTCGCCAGCAAGAACGGGCTGGAAACGACGCTGCTCGACACCGACGAGACGTGGATGCACAAAGCGCATCTGTTCAACTACCTCGGCGTCGGGTCGGTCGGCGGCAGCGAGTTCATGGCCACCGCGCGCCAGCAGGTCGACGATTTCGGTGTCGACCGCCGGCAGGGCGAGGAAGTGACTGGCGTCGAGTCGACCGACGACGGCTTCGTCATCGAGACCGACGACGGGAGTTACGACGCTCGCTACGTCGTCCTCGCGACGGGCGCCAACCGCGACCTCGCGGAGTCACTGGGCTGTGACTTCGACGGCGACGTGGTCGATGTCGGCGTCGACATGGAGACGAGCGTGGAGAACGCCTACGCGACCGGTGCGATGGTCCGACCCGAGGAGTGGCAGGCCGCCATCTCCGTCGGCGACGGCGCTGCAGCAGCGCTGAACATCCTCTCGAAAGAGCGCGGCGAACACTTCCACGACTTCGATACGCCTGCCGACGCGGAGGCCGTCTTCGGAGACCTCGTCGACGACGAATAA
- a CDS encoding PAS domain-containing protein, which translates to MVTAPAGTDQSESLDREALIPDVGSEVSILHIEDDAAFAELVSNFLQRERDSFEVLTETDPRDGIKRVENERIDCVISDYDMPEMNGLGVLKEVRKKHPQLPFILFTGKGSEEIASEAISAGVTDYLQKRKGTEQYGMLANRVEQAVARRRAEKQVERGFNAIETANEGISLLNDTGEFIYVNEAYAKIVGYERDELLGEHFETIYPDNDIDFVYEEMIPEAKEGEWTGTTVYERKDGDVITVEHSISYTTGDTMICTISESDEEVREALSLREQAMDEAPIGIVITDADREDNPIIYANDGFAEVTGYSREETVGRNCRFLQGEETREEPIAEMRDAIDAAESVAVELRNYRKNGEMFWNRVTIAPLFDDSGDVDYFVGCQEDVTARREIMAEYGSLGSVLSHDLQNPLQTVRGRLELAIETGNIDHVEEAIPSVDRLEALTNDIASVLQTGTITPKRDYVSVERAAESVWESREDCHDESSLEVVDSPAVTGNRGAIGRMMDNLIGNSIEHGEPPVTIRVGGLEDGFYVEDDGPGIPEGNREKVFEQGFSTKESGDETGVGMTSVRQIVLAHGWRITITDSEALGGVRFEIRTE; encoded by the coding sequence ATGGTCACAGCACCTGCCGGCACGGACCAAAGCGAGTCCCTCGACCGAGAGGCACTCATCCCCGATGTCGGTAGCGAGGTATCTATCCTTCACATCGAGGATGACGCCGCTTTCGCTGAGTTAGTCTCGAACTTCCTGCAACGAGAGCGTGACTCCTTCGAGGTCTTGACCGAAACGGACCCTCGGGATGGCATCAAACGGGTCGAAAACGAGCGCATCGATTGTGTCATCTCGGACTACGATATGCCCGAAATGAATGGGTTGGGTGTCTTGAAAGAAGTCAGGAAAAAGCACCCACAACTCCCGTTCATACTCTTTACGGGAAAAGGCAGCGAGGAAATCGCCAGCGAAGCGATATCAGCGGGAGTCACCGACTATCTACAGAAACGCAAAGGAACCGAACAGTACGGGATGCTTGCCAATCGCGTCGAGCAGGCCGTCGCTCGCCGGCGCGCCGAAAAGCAGGTCGAACGCGGGTTCAACGCTATCGAAACCGCAAACGAGGGAATCAGCCTATTGAACGACACCGGCGAATTCATCTACGTCAACGAGGCCTACGCGAAAATCGTCGGCTACGAGCGAGATGAATTGCTCGGCGAACACTTCGAGACGATTTACCCGGACAACGACATCGATTTCGTGTACGAAGAGATGATTCCCGAGGCAAAGGAGGGTGAGTGGACAGGAACGACGGTTTACGAGCGGAAGGATGGTGACGTGATTACCGTCGAGCATTCGATTTCCTACACCACGGGTGATACGATGATTTGTACTATCTCCGAGAGCGATGAGGAGGTGCGCGAAGCGCTGTCGCTCCGCGAACAGGCGATGGACGAAGCCCCGATTGGAATCGTCATCACCGATGCCGACCGTGAGGACAACCCAATCATCTACGCAAATGACGGGTTCGCGGAGGTGACGGGATACTCACGCGAGGAAACGGTAGGGCGGAACTGTCGCTTCCTGCAGGGTGAAGAGACTCGGGAGGAACCGATAGCCGAAATGCGAGACGCCATCGACGCCGCGGAGTCAGTTGCCGTCGAACTGCGTAATTATCGGAAGAACGGAGAGATGTTCTGGAACCGGGTGACGATTGCGCCACTGTTCGACGACAGTGGAGACGTCGATTACTTCGTCGGCTGTCAGGAGGACGTGACCGCGCGCAGAGAGATAATGGCGGAGTACGGCTCGCTTGGCTCAGTTCTCTCTCACGATTTGCAGAATCCGCTGCAGACCGTTCGTGGACGGCTGGAACTGGCTATCGAGACTGGCAACATTGACCACGTCGAGGAGGCGATACCGTCGGTGGACCGGCTGGAGGCGTTGACCAATGACATCGCGAGCGTGTTACAAACCGGGACTATCACCCCGAAACGCGATTACGTTAGTGTTGAGAGAGCCGCCGAGTCGGTTTGGGAGTCCCGTGAAGATTGTCACGACGAGAGTTCCCTCGAGGTTGTCGATTCCCCGGCGGTGACTGGCAATCGTGGCGCGATTGGCCGGATGATGGATAACCTGATTGGTAACTCAATCGAACACGGTGAACCACCGGTCACGATTCGAGTTGGCGGCTTAGAGGACGGATTCTACGTTGAAGACGATGGTCCCGGAATTCCCGAGGGGAACCGCGAGAAGGTGTTCGAGCAGGGGTTCTCGACGAAAGAGAGCGGCGACGAAACCGGCGTGGGGATGACGAGCGTTCGGCAAATCGTATTAGCACACGGCTGGCGGATTACTATCACGGATAGCGAAGCGTTGGGCGGCGTCCGATTCGAGATTCGGACGGAGTGA
- a CDS encoding alpha/beta fold hydrolase, whose translation MGGSSPAVVFVHGGLGSLWNPYPQLDAFEGEQELVTYALAGNGNSTTRPEQSLAGHVADLRHLLDTLDIDRPIVHGHSYGTAIALEYAKRHPTAGLVLHAGGDHDLTPAWEKPLLRLFLALRLYRLPTSDALIRQLAYSVGFHEGTDEAVVEDFLQSNPLPRHRSAWTTVTEAFWGYDGRPDIERVDVPTLVIHGPADGIVPVDVARGTASRLPESVFCRMERTGHVAMIERPAAYNRLLRALITAIEADRGLESIVRDRLDEHNVE comes from the coding sequence ATGGGTGGTTCGAGTCCAGCGGTCGTGTTCGTTCACGGTGGCCTCGGCTCGCTGTGGAACCCGTATCCGCAACTGGATGCGTTCGAGGGCGAGCAGGAATTGGTGACGTATGCACTGGCCGGAAACGGGAACTCCACGACGCGTCCCGAACAGTCGCTCGCCGGGCACGTCGCCGACCTCAGGCATCTGCTCGATACGCTCGATATTGACCGACCCATCGTCCACGGCCACAGTTACGGCACAGCCATCGCTCTGGAGTATGCCAAACGCCACCCGACGGCTGGCCTCGTTCTGCACGCTGGTGGTGACCACGACCTCACGCCGGCATGGGAGAAGCCGCTGTTACGACTGTTTCTGGCTTTGCGCCTGTATCGCCTCCCAACGAGCGACGCGCTCATTCGCCAGTTGGCCTACAGCGTTGGCTTTCACGAGGGAACAGACGAGGCCGTCGTTGAGGACTTCCTGCAGTCGAACCCCTTGCCACGACACCGCTCGGCGTGGACGACCGTTACCGAGGCGTTTTGGGGATACGACGGACGCCCCGACATCGAGCGAGTCGATGTACCCACGCTCGTCATCCACGGCCCTGCCGACGGAATCGTTCCGGTCGATGTGGCACGCGGGACTGCGAGTCGGCTCCCCGAAAGCGTGTTCTGCCGGATGGAACGCACCGGTCACGTCGCGATGATTGAGCGCCCAGCCGCGTACAATCGTCTACTCCGAGCACTCATCACTGCTATCGAGGCTGACCGCGGTCTCGAATCGATAGTTCGCGACCGGCTTGACGAACATAACGTCGAGTAG